A region from the Lolium perenne isolate Kyuss_39 chromosome 4, Kyuss_2.0, whole genome shotgun sequence genome encodes:
- the LOC127297117 gene encoding vicilin-like seed storage protein At4g36700: MAVATARWLILFLAVSATAWASADEEQWKAGGAVGGQVVQKEKRRVVAASEAGTVTATDVVDAAGTVYRLQFITMDPGALFLPVQLHADMVFYVHSGRGNVTYIQEGASESRSLEVERGDVYNFEQGSILYIHSYPNATRERLRIYAIFSSNAIGSDDPSHPTSEAYTSVSNLLKGFEVQILRLGFGVSPDVVEAIKSAESPPSIIPYNPDQEKKEGESNWTEQILDALWGIGDPVNKKKKKEKKQKGKKEKSKTFNFYSGKPDVENCFGWSKTMTNKDLQNLKGSDIGMFMVNLTTGSMMGPHWNPKATEIAIVTHGSGVVQTVCPSSPSSTGGDSGHHEQGGRGGREGERNHHEQCKNSVFRVKEGDVFVVPRFHPMAQMSFNNGSFVFVGFSTHMGQNHPQFLAGRQSVLQVIGKEILALSLGQKNSTAVEKLLSAQTGSTIMACISCAEELERKAEQEEQEGGHGKGGGGDEEERRRKEEEERRQREEEEQRRREEEEEERARKEEKERKQREEEERARREEKEQRKREEEEEAARREQEEEERRRREEEEGGGGQGGGGDEPPREKEEEAGGRGRGDEPPEEEEEGDWGGDSAKNLKKRYRVRKGAVFRSA; this comes from the exons ATGGCGGTGGCGACAGCTCGGTGGCTCATCCTGTTCCTGGCCGTGTCGGCCACGGCGTGGGCGTCGGCGGACGAGGAGCAATGGAAGGCCGGCGGTGCGGTGGGCGGCCAGGTCGTGCAGAAGGAGAAACGGAGGGTGGTCGCGGCGAGCGAGGCCGGCACCGTCACGGCCACCGATGTCGTGGACGCGGCGGGCACGGTGTACCGGCTGCAGTTCATCACCATGGATCCCGGCGCCCTGTTCCTCCCAGTGCAGCTGCACGCCGACATGGTCTTCTACGTGCACAGCG GGAGGGGTAATGTGACTTACATCCAAGAAGGGGCCAGCGAATCAAGATCGCTGGAAGTGGAGAGAGGAGACGTCTACAACTTCGAGCAGGGTAGCATCTTGTACATCCACAGCTACCCAAACGCCACCAGAGAGCGCCTTCGGATCTACGCCATCTTCAGTAGCAACGCCATCGGCTCCGATGACCCCTCG CATCCGACGTCGGAAGCATACACGAGCGTCAGTAATCTACTGAAAGGATTTGAAGTCCAAATTCTTCGTCTGGGATTTGGG GTTTCCCCTGACGTGGTGGAGGCTATCAAATCGGCGGAGAGCCCACCATCGATCATACCGTACAACCCAGATCAAGAGAAGAAGGAAGGGGAGTCGAATTGGACGGAACAAATCTTGGATGCGCTGTGGGGAATCGGTGATCCAgtgaacaagaagaagaagaaagagaagaagcagAAGGGCAAAAAGGAGAAGTCCAAGACGTTCAACTTCTACTCGGGCAAGCCGGACGTGGAGAACTGCTTCGGATGGAGCAAAACCATGACCAACAAAGATCTCCAGAACCTCAAGGGGTCCGACATTGGCATGTTCATGGTGAACCTGACCACG GGATCCATGATGGGGCCTCACTGGAACCCGAAAGCGACGGAGATCGCCATCGTTACACACGGATCAGGGGTCGTGCAGACGGTATGCCCGAGCAGCCCCTCGAGCACCGGAGGCGACAGCGGCCACCACGAGCAGGGCGGAAGGGGCGGCCGAGAAGGCGAGAGAAACCACCACGAGCAGTGCAAGAACTCGGTGTTCAGGGTGAAGGAAGGCGACGTGTTCGTGGTGCCGAGGTTCCACCCGATGGCGCAGATGTCGTTCAACAACGGGTCGTTCGTGTTCGTCGGGTTCAGCACCCACATGGGGCAGAACCACCCGCAGTTCCTGGCCGGGAGGCAGTCGGTGCTGCAGGTGATCGGCAAGGAGATCCTGGCGCTGTCGCTGGGGCAGAAGAACTCCACCGCCGTGGAGAAGCTGCTGTCGGCGCAGACCGGGTCGACCATCATGGCGTGCATCTCGTGCGCGGAGGAGCTGGAGAGGAAGgcggagcaggaggagcaggagggTGGGCACGGgaagggtggcggcggcgacgaggaagaacggagaaggaaagaggaggaggagaggaggcagagggaggaggaggagcagaggagacgggaggaggaggaggaagagagggcgaGGAAAGAGGAGAAGGAACGGAAGCAgagggaggaggaagagagggcgaGGAGGGAGGAGAAGGAGCAGAGGAAgcgcgaggaggaggaagaagcggCAAGGAGAGagcaggaggaggaagaaaggcgcaggagagaggaggaggaaggcggcggtggacaaggcggaggaggagacgaaccaccaagagagaaggaggaggaagcgggAGGTCGTGGCAGAGGTGACGAGCCgccggaagaggaggaggaaggcgACTGGGGAGGAGATTCGGCCAAGAACCTGAAGAAACGCTACCGTGTTCGCAAGGGCGCCGTGTTCCGCAGCGCCTGA
- the LOC127297116 gene encoding putative polyol transporter 1, whose product MSKDVAADIPVAEAPAKRAPLNKYALACAILASMNSILLGYDVSVMSGAQIFMKKDLKITDRQIEILAGIINIFSLVGSLAAGRTSDWIGRRYTMVLAAVIFFAGALIMGLAPSYAVLMVGRFVAGVGVGYALMIAPVYTAEVAPTSARGLLTSFPEVFINTGVLLGYISNYAFHSLPVHISWRAMFLAGAVPPVFLAIGVLVMPESPRWLVMQGRIGDARRVLQKTSDTPEEAVERLADIKSAVGIPEGISDDSDEVIAIARKSKGADGKGVLSDLLLRPTPPVRRILIACLGLQFFQQASGIDSVVLYSPRVFETAGIKSDANTLGATISVGATKTLFILVATFFLDRVGRRPLLLTSAGGMVLSLLTLASALHVISGRAPADGATALSGVSIASVLTFVASFSIGMGPIAWVYSSEIFPLRLRAQGCALGTAMNRIMSGAITMSFYSLSDKITLAGSFYLYASVAAAGWVFMFCFLPETRGRSLEDTEVLFGGGDDAGKEDGHGHTKSTQLTTPTQH is encoded by the exons ATGTCGAAAGACGTCGCCGCCGACATACCCGTGGCCGAGGCGCCGGCGAAACGCGCCCCGCTCAACAAGTACGCCCTCGCCTGCGCCATACTGGCTTCCATGAACTCCATCCTCCTCGGCTATG ATGTCTCGGTGATGAGCGGAGCGCAGATATTCATGAAGAAGGACCTGAAGATCACGGACAGGCAGATCGAGATCCTTGCcggcatcatcaacatcttctCGCTCGTCGGCTCACTCGCGGCGGGCCGGACGTCCGACTGGATCGGGCGCCGGTACACCATGGTGCTCGCGGCGGTCATCTTCTTCGCGGGCGCCCTCATCATGGGCCTCGCCCCGAGCTACGCGGTCCTGATGGTCGGCCGCTTCGTCGCCGGCGTCGGCGTCGGCTACGCGCTCATGATCGCGCCCGTGTACACGGCCGAGGTCGCGCCCACCTCGGCACGCGGCCTGCTCACGTCCTTCCCGGAGGTCTTCATCAACACTGGCGTGCTCCTCGGCTACATCTCTAACTACGCCTTCCACAGCCTCCCCGTTCACATCAGCTGGCGCGCCATGTTCCTCGCGGGCGCCGTGCCGCCTGTCTTCCTGGCCATCGGCGTCCTCGTCATGCCGGAGTCGCCGCGGTGGCTTGTCATGCAGGGGCGCATAGGCGACGCGCGCCGCGTGCTCCAGAAGACCTCCGATACCCCCGAGGAGGCCGTGGAGCGGCTCGCCGATATCAAGAGCGCCGTAGGCATCCCCGAGGGTAtttccgacgacagcgacgaggtGATCGCGATCGCCCGCAAGAGCAAGGGCGCCGACGGCAAGGGCGTCCTGAGCGACCTGCTGCTCCGCCCGACGCCACCCGTGCGCCGCATCCTGATCGCCTGCCTCGGCCTCCAGTTCTTCCAGCAAGCCTCCGGTATCGACTCGGTGGTGCTGTACAGTCCCCGTGTGTTCGAGACGGCCGGTATCAAGTCCGATGCCAACACCCTCGGAGCCACCATTTCCGTGGGCGCGACCAAGACGCTCTTCATACTGGTGGCCACGTTCTTCCTCGACCGCGTCGGGCGGCGGCCGCTGCTGCTCACCAGCGCCGGCGGGATGGTGCTCTCGCTCCTGACGTTGGCCTCGGCGCTGCACGTGATCAGCGGACGTGCGCCGGCGGATGGGGCGACGGCGCTGTCGGGGGTGAGCATCGCGTCGGTGCTTACGTTCGTGGCGTCGTTCTCGATCGGGATGGGGCCCATCGCGTGGGTGTACAGCTCGGAGATCTTCCCGCTGCGGCTGCGCGCGCAGGGCTGTGCGCTTGGCACGGCCATGAACAGAATCATGAGCGGGGCCATCACCATGTCCTTCTATTCGCTCTCCGACAAGATCACGCTCGCCGGAAGCTTCTACCTTTACGCTAGTGTTGCTGCCGCCGGGTGGGTGTTCATGTTCTGCTTCCTTCCGGAGACGAGGGGCAGGAGCTTGGAGGACACCGAGGTGCTCTTTGGTGGTGGCGATGACGCGGGGAAGGAAGATGGTCATGGGCATACCAAGTCCACGCAGTTGACTACACCTACGCAACACTAG